One region of Verrucomicrobiota bacterium genomic DNA includes:
- a CDS encoding YceI family protein, with amino-acid sequence MKKAVLSLLALSIFSVAVFAAPVTFKADPNHSGVTFKIRHFFTTVPGSFGEMDATIVYDASDVASSKATASIAVVSVDTNNEKRDAHLADEDFFDSDEFPAIEFESTSWESTGENTFSIKGDLTMAGETKPVTLEATLLGIQDNADGVSVSGWEATTKIDRRDWGISYGQGIVGNEVTIEIFLQAPAV; translated from the coding sequence ATGAAAAAAGCAGTTCTCTCCCTCCTCGCGCTTTCAATCTTCTCCGTAGCGGTATTCGCAGCGCCCGTAACCTTTAAAGCGGACCCAAACCATTCGGGCGTCACGTTCAAGATCCGTCACTTTTTCACAACGGTCCCCGGTTCCTTTGGCGAAATGGACGCTACCATCGTCTACGACGCAAGCGATGTAGCATCCAGCAAAGCGACTGCGAGCATTGCAGTCGTTAGCGTAGATACAAACAACGAGAAGCGCGATGCCCACCTTGCCGACGAAGACTTTTTTGATTCAGATGAATTCCCAGCGATCGAGTTCGAATCCACCTCATGGGAATCAACCGGCGAAAACACCTTCTCGATCAAGGGTGACCTCACTATGGCCGGAGAGACAAAACCGGTCACCCTGGAAGCCACACTGCTCGGGATCCAAGACAACGCAGACGGAGTATCGGTTTCCGGATGGGAGGCCACTACAAAGATTGATCGTAGAGATTGGGGAATTAGCTACGGCCAGGGTATTGTTGGAAACGAAGTGACCATCGAAATCTTTCTTCAAGCACCTGCAGTGTAG
- the acs gene encoding acetate--CoA ligase, producing the protein MTKPTDVSLESVSQENRVFPPPPEFSAAARINSIEAYEEEYQRSLSDPEAYWAGVASELHWFKPWETVLNEQEKPFFKWFEGGKTNLAYNCIDRHLDGADRNKAALIWEGEPGDSRVLTYFDLYREVNRFANGLRSLGISKGDRIALYLPMIPELAIATLACARIGAVHTVIFAGFSAHSIRDRVLDCEARCVITADGGWRRGQILQLKSIVDEAIEGVDCVKDVVVVKRGSGDPFPCRIREGRDHWYHRLVQDQSIHCEPEQLDSEDLLFLLYTSGTTGKPKGIIHTVGGYMVYTYHTTKVVFDLRPEDVYWCSADIGWITGHSYILYGPLQNGASVVMYEGAPNSPDNGRFWDIIEKYGVTIFYTAPTAIRAFMKWGDRWPAAKDLSSLRLLGTVGEPINPEAWIWYHKLIGGERCPIVDTWWQTETGGILLSPLPGATPTKPGSATKPLFGIDPAILNEEGEEQAAGILAIRKPWPGILRGIYGDPQRFKDTYWCKWGGEFYFPGDGARVDDDGYFWILGRVDDVVNVSGHRIGTAELESVFVEHPSVAESAVIGVPHEIKGQGLVAFITVREGIAADKDLEQELINSVISAIGKFAVPEKLVFSADLPKTRSGKIMRRLLRDIAEGNALGNVTTLADPTVVETLRKRYQEG; encoded by the coding sequence ATGACAAAACCGACAGACGTCTCCCTTGAAAGTGTATCTCAGGAAAACCGAGTGTTTCCTCCTCCTCCTGAATTTTCAGCAGCGGCAAGAATCAACTCGATTGAAGCTTACGAAGAAGAATACCAGAGGAGCCTATCGGACCCTGAGGCCTATTGGGCTGGGGTCGCGTCCGAACTTCATTGGTTTAAGCCGTGGGAGACTGTCCTAAACGAGCAGGAAAAACCCTTTTTTAAATGGTTTGAAGGTGGAAAGACGAATCTGGCCTACAATTGTATCGACCGCCATCTTGACGGCGCTGATCGAAACAAAGCGGCCCTGATTTGGGAAGGCGAACCAGGGGACTCCCGTGTGCTCACTTACTTCGATCTTTATCGAGAAGTGAATCGCTTTGCGAACGGGCTACGGTCTCTCGGTATCTCCAAGGGAGATCGGATTGCTCTCTACCTGCCGATGATACCCGAACTAGCTATCGCAACCTTGGCGTGCGCCCGTATTGGGGCTGTCCATACGGTCATTTTTGCGGGTTTTTCAGCCCACTCGATCCGTGACCGCGTTCTCGATTGCGAAGCCCGTTGCGTGATCACAGCGGATGGCGGATGGCGCAGAGGGCAAATCCTGCAGCTGAAGAGCATAGTCGATGAAGCAATCGAGGGGGTCGACTGCGTCAAGGATGTGGTTGTGGTCAAACGAGGCTCTGGGGATCCGTTTCCATGCCGAATCCGGGAAGGTCGGGATCACTGGTATCACCGCCTTGTTCAGGATCAGTCCATCCACTGTGAGCCGGAGCAACTGGATTCCGAGGATCTCCTTTTTCTCCTCTACACCAGTGGAACTACCGGTAAGCCCAAGGGAATCATCCATACCGTCGGCGGATACATGGTGTATACTTACCACACGACCAAGGTAGTTTTCGACCTCCGGCCTGAGGACGTCTATTGGTGTTCAGCAGATATCGGCTGGATCACTGGTCACAGTTACATCCTTTACGGTCCCCTCCAGAATGGAGCGAGTGTCGTAATGTATGAAGGCGCGCCGAACTCACCGGACAACGGACGATTTTGGGACATCATTGAGAAATACGGGGTGACCATCTTTTACACCGCTCCGACCGCAATCCGTGCTTTCATGAAATGGGGGGATCGCTGGCCCGCGGCAAAGGATTTGTCCAGTCTTCGGTTGCTCGGCACCGTGGGAGAACCCATCAATCCCGAGGCTTGGATTTGGTATCACAAGCTGATCGGAGGTGAACGGTGTCCCATCGTCGACACTTGGTGGCAAACGGAAACAGGCGGCATCCTTCTTTCCCCACTTCCCGGAGCCACTCCTACCAAACCGGGAAGTGCTACCAAACCCCTCTTTGGAATCGACCCAGCCATCCTGAATGAGGAGGGCGAAGAGCAGGCCGCCGGTATTCTTGCGATCCGGAAGCCGTGGCCGGGGATTCTTCGCGGCATATACGGAGATCCTCAGCGCTTTAAAGACACCTACTGGTGCAAATGGGGCGGAGAATTCTACTTTCCCGGAGATGGCGCGCGGGTCGATGATGACGGATACTTCTGGATCCTCGGACGGGTGGACGATGTCGTAAACGTATCTGGACACCGGATTGGAACGGCAGAGTTGGAAAGCGTTTTTGTAGAGCATCCATCCGTGGCTGAGTCTGCCGTCATTGGCGTTCCTCACGAGATCAAGGGGCAAGGCCTCGTTGCTTTTATTACCGTGCGGGAAGGCATTGCTGCAGACAAGGATTTGGAGCAAGAGCTTATCAATTCAGTCATTTCCGCGATAGGAAAGTTCGCGGTCCCGGAGAAGCTGGTATTTTCAGCCGATCTGCCCAAGACCCGTTCCGGAAAGATCATGAGGAGGCTCCTGCGCGATATAGCCGAAGGTAATGCTCTCGGTAACGTAACCACACTTGCTGATCCTACTGTGGTGGAAACACTGCGAAAGAGGTATCAGGAAGGTTAG
- a CDS encoding type II secretion system protein produces MRSHKIRSHQEGLTLLEILLVIALIGLLAGFLLTDWGNVADSFGRRGWKQSIEEAFRRGHFLAETNDQSIRLRFDSENRVLILEEGANGTELETVDLPSVETISIVSGGRPTNGFDRDFFSVRFGRDGSAQMITFEVERDSGSTLLHNHPFSGQLFEGERDDDGSL; encoded by the coding sequence ATGCGTAGCCACAAGATCAGAAGTCATCAGGAAGGTCTTACCCTTCTGGAGATTCTTCTCGTGATCGCGTTGATCGGCCTCCTTGCTGGCTTCTTACTCACCGATTGGGGAAACGTTGCGGATTCATTTGGGAGAAGGGGATGGAAACAGTCGATTGAGGAAGCTTTTCGACGAGGCCATTTTCTTGCCGAGACCAATGATCAGTCCATTCGCCTGCGTTTTGATTCAGAGAATCGGGTTTTGATACTCGAGGAGGGAGCGAATGGGACAGAGCTGGAAACAGTAGATTTGCCCAGTGTGGAAACAATTTCGATCGTTTCGGGCGGCAGGCCTACAAACGGTTTTGATCGAGACTTCTTCTCTGTTCGATTTGGAAGGGATGGATCCGCACAGATGATTACCTTCGAGGTAGAGCGGGATTCGGGCTCGACGCTCCTCCACAATCACCCGTTTTCTGGCCAGCTATTTGAGGGAGAACGGGATGACGATGGATCCCTTTAA
- a CDS encoding DEAD/DEAH box helicase, with translation MSGAFPQFHPDFRRNRQQSSSLNPSILVPDLWQQDAIRLLLAGRDVVIDAPTGSGKTFVFEQLVENGSIGKAIYTVPTRALANDKLLEWRERGWNVGIATGDLSQNLEAPTIVATLETQRQALLNGEGPDLLVIDEYQMLNDPLRGLHYEMAIACAPPETQLLLLSGSTANPDLIVQWLQRLSRKAELVRCRDRPVPLEEVHLDALRQKVPPGVRGYWPRRIAKALAAGLGPVLIFAPQRQSAEEIAMRLAAALPASEPLELTAEQSKLARGPIRKLLRRRVALHHSGLDYSLRAGLIEPLAKAGQMKVVVATTGLAAGINFSMRSVLVTETHYRFGDEVRRIRSDELLQMFGRAGRRGIDSVGYVLTGADKPRLRDGRSIDLSPNRRIDWQACLSNLQLSATLGTNSRSDLEQLNQRFLSSGRLNLGLRDPLPARDPQVTTSRMPVATKQREMLTPDGTWERLGKKRRIPLSEAKFFDGKKWGDALRSSTVLKTLQVGSLCRLPHPNSHEFGRIVVLAHFPKEANENTVRLTKSFRRLLIEEWKQNADFPKPRWNCSLDWLEKRILPLLPRVSGGGTVLRWEEQNDQIRAYLDYSNAEAFCRIDSLGRALINPPLRERDHFDEHDLRIALGGGADDKPRRPARNWFDLGLVDRFLKPTRRGVVFSFFAQGEGLAIAAGLEENSLEVEELVFQLANLRAGHRFADLHEADGRLGDISRLRYGWRSIPGYLTRGVPTEYGEGAAEIVAAVILDARKPTDFETDHVRSGDVQRAVLEWRSVLRQIVGSPDFAWDRWLALQEEARRHLVASSSAVDLDSLPPLTLHQRQRIAFG, from the coding sequence ATGAGCGGAGCATTTCCGCAGTTTCATCCGGACTTTAGAAGGAACCGACAGCAGTCTTCCTCGCTGAATCCGTCCATCTTAGTGCCTGATTTATGGCAACAGGATGCCATTCGTCTTTTGCTGGCAGGTCGCGATGTGGTGATCGATGCGCCAACCGGTTCCGGAAAGACGTTCGTTTTCGAGCAGCTGGTCGAGAATGGCAGTATTGGAAAAGCGATTTACACAGTCCCAACACGAGCTCTCGCCAACGACAAATTGTTGGAATGGCGGGAGAGAGGCTGGAACGTAGGAATTGCAACGGGTGATCTCTCGCAGAATCTGGAAGCACCTACAATTGTTGCGACGCTGGAAACGCAGCGACAGGCTCTTTTGAACGGTGAGGGTCCGGATTTGCTCGTAATCGACGAGTACCAAATGCTCAACGATCCTCTTCGCGGGCTTCATTACGAGATGGCGATTGCCTGTGCACCTCCCGAAACTCAGCTCCTCCTTTTGAGCGGGAGCACCGCAAATCCGGACTTGATCGTTCAATGGTTGCAAAGACTCTCTCGCAAAGCGGAGTTAGTTCGTTGTCGCGATCGGCCAGTTCCGCTCGAAGAGGTTCACCTGGATGCACTTCGCCAGAAAGTCCCTCCCGGGGTCAGAGGGTATTGGCCCCGCAGGATTGCAAAGGCCCTCGCAGCAGGGCTCGGACCCGTGCTCATTTTTGCCCCGCAACGTCAATCTGCAGAGGAAATCGCAATGCGTCTAGCAGCTGCTCTTCCTGCGTCCGAACCACTGGAGTTAACGGCCGAACAATCAAAACTTGCGCGGGGACCGATCCGAAAATTGCTCCGAAGGCGAGTCGCACTTCACCACAGTGGGCTCGACTATTCCCTTAGGGCAGGCCTGATCGAACCTCTTGCGAAGGCCGGTCAAATGAAAGTGGTCGTCGCCACAACAGGTCTCGCCGCGGGAATTAACTTCTCCATGCGATCGGTTCTGGTCACCGAAACCCACTACCGGTTCGGGGATGAGGTGCGCAGAATCCGATCCGATGAGTTGCTTCAAATGTTCGGGCGCGCCGGACGGAGAGGGATTGATTCGGTAGGGTATGTATTGACAGGCGCTGACAAACCCCGGCTTCGTGACGGACGTTCAATTGACCTTTCGCCAAACCGAAGGATCGACTGGCAAGCTTGCCTCAGCAATCTCCAGCTGAGTGCTACCCTGGGCACGAACTCCCGCAGTGACCTCGAACAACTAAATCAACGGTTCCTCAGTTCTGGGAGACTCAATTTGGGGCTAAGAGATCCACTGCCTGCTCGAGATCCCCAAGTCACGACAAGCAGGATGCCCGTTGCCACCAAACAACGTGAGATGCTGACTCCCGATGGAACTTGGGAGAGACTCGGAAAGAAGCGCCGGATTCCCCTTTCCGAAGCAAAATTTTTTGACGGAAAGAAATGGGGAGATGCTCTTCGATCCTCTACCGTTTTAAAAACCCTTCAGGTTGGCAGTTTGTGCCGTCTTCCCCATCCCAATTCACACGAGTTTGGTAGGATTGTCGTTCTTGCCCATTTCCCCAAAGAGGCAAACGAGAATACGGTTCGCCTAACGAAGTCGTTTCGCCGTCTACTCATCGAAGAGTGGAAACAAAACGCCGATTTTCCTAAACCCCGGTGGAATTGCTCTTTGGATTGGCTGGAAAAACGTATCCTCCCTCTCCTACCCAGAGTTTCTGGCGGTGGGACCGTTTTACGATGGGAGGAACAGAACGACCAGATTCGCGCCTACCTCGACTACTCTAACGCCGAAGCATTCTGCCGTATTGATAGTCTCGGACGCGCTCTTATCAACCCTCCCTTGAGAGAACGTGATCATTTTGATGAACACGACCTACGGATCGCACTTGGTGGTGGCGCGGATGACAAACCGAGACGACCAGCGCGCAATTGGTTCGATTTAGGGCTAGTGGACCGTTTTCTGAAGCCCACGCGGCGTGGAGTGGTGTTCAGCTTTTTTGCCCAAGGCGAAGGATTGGCCATTGCTGCCGGTCTCGAAGAAAACTCGCTTGAAGTGGAGGAATTGGTCTTCCAGCTAGCGAATTTACGAGCCGGTCACCGGTTTGCCGACCTACACGAAGCCGACGGTCGTCTTGGCGACATCAGCAGGTTACGATATGGGTGGCGCTCTATTCCTGGCTACCTGACGAGAGGGGTCCCCACAGAATACGGTGAGGGCGCAGCCGAAATCGTTGCTGCGGTTATTCTCGACGCCCGAAAGCCAACTGATTTTGAGACAGACCATGTCCGGTCAGGCGATGTCCAGCGAGCTGTTCTCGAATGGCGGTCGGTTTTAAGACAAATCGTAGGGTCGCCGGATTTTGCTTGGGACCGTTGGCTCGCCTTGCAGGAGGAGGCGAGGCGGCATCTCGTCGCAAGTTCTTCGGCGGTCGATCTGGACTCCCTCCCTCCCCTAACACTTCATCAGCGACAGCGGATTGCCTTCGGGTGA
- a CDS encoding ABC-F family ATP-binding cassette domain-containing protein: MSLERRMITLRDITLAYGDRKLFNEVNVTIGSRDRIGLIGVNGSGKSTLIKLLLGEVTSDSGEVEKPGFVTLGYLPQDGIECKGRTLFKEAEQAFADVLSLQEKIDEATEKMYQLDPEEEEYYDLVDAIGEWEQQLEDHEPEKMKSRIERVFIGLGFSMNDLKRDTGEFSGGWQMRIALGKLLLQNPSLLLLDEPTNHLDIVSQTWLEGYLKEYHGALMVISHDRAFLNSVTNRTFELKFGNLNSFSGNYSFYEKAKADLIATQRRKADNQKKEIARQKELITRFRGNQKKAGMVQSRIKQLDKMELVEVERDEKRIFFRFPAPPPASQKVVELKDLYKSYGDIKVFQGLDLRIDKGDRIAVVGVNGAGKSTLARIIAGVEPIDSGEIDKGIQTVFGYFAQQQAEELDPNKTVIEEVEQSCTGDGEANPKAALGALLFSKTDQSKSVRVLSGGERNRVALAKMLMRPCNCVILDEPTNHLDLRSKEVLQDAIKEFSGTVILVSHDRDFLDPVVNKVLEVRPDGSRMLTCNVTEYVERVLKQGE; the protein is encoded by the coding sequence ATGTCGCTAGAAAGGCGGATGATTACTTTGCGGGATATTACGCTGGCGTATGGAGACCGGAAACTCTTCAACGAGGTCAACGTGACTATTGGGTCAAGGGATCGGATCGGCCTCATAGGGGTAAACGGTTCCGGGAAATCAACTCTGATAAAACTACTCCTTGGAGAAGTGACGTCTGATTCTGGAGAGGTCGAAAAGCCTGGATTCGTGACGCTTGGTTATCTTCCTCAAGACGGCATAGAGTGTAAGGGCCGCACCTTGTTCAAGGAGGCAGAGCAGGCATTTGCAGACGTTTTATCCCTCCAAGAAAAGATCGATGAAGCGACTGAGAAAATGTACCAACTCGATCCAGAGGAGGAAGAGTACTACGACCTTGTGGACGCCATCGGAGAGTGGGAGCAGCAGCTTGAAGACCATGAGCCTGAAAAGATGAAGTCCCGGATAGAGCGGGTCTTTATCGGATTGGGCTTCTCGATGAATGACCTCAAGCGCGACACCGGAGAGTTCTCTGGCGGATGGCAAATGAGAATCGCTTTGGGGAAGTTACTCCTCCAGAACCCTTCCTTACTCCTTTTGGACGAGCCAACCAATCATTTGGACATCGTCTCCCAAACCTGGTTGGAGGGCTACCTGAAAGAATATCACGGAGCCCTGATGGTGATTTCGCACGATCGCGCCTTTCTGAATTCGGTAACTAACCGGACTTTCGAGCTGAAATTCGGTAACTTGAATTCGTTTTCTGGAAACTACTCCTTTTACGAGAAAGCAAAGGCTGATCTTATTGCTACCCAGCGCAGGAAGGCGGATAACCAAAAGAAGGAGATTGCCCGTCAAAAAGAGCTCATCACTCGCTTTCGGGGCAACCAGAAGAAAGCGGGGATGGTTCAGAGCCGAATCAAGCAGCTCGACAAGATGGAGCTGGTCGAAGTGGAGCGGGATGAGAAAAGGATCTTTTTTCGTTTTCCGGCCCCACCTCCTGCCTCACAGAAGGTCGTTGAGTTGAAGGACCTCTACAAGTCCTATGGCGACATCAAGGTTTTTCAGGGGCTTGACCTCAGAATCGACAAGGGGGACCGGATTGCAGTTGTCGGAGTCAACGGGGCAGGGAAGTCGACTCTTGCCCGAATCATCGCTGGGGTGGAGCCAATTGACTCGGGAGAGATCGACAAGGGAATCCAAACCGTTTTTGGCTATTTTGCGCAACAGCAGGCGGAAGAGTTGGATCCCAACAAAACCGTAATCGAGGAAGTGGAACAATCGTGCACCGGAGACGGAGAGGCGAATCCAAAGGCAGCCTTAGGTGCCCTGCTTTTTTCAAAAACTGATCAGAGTAAGTCAGTTCGGGTCCTTTCGGGAGGGGAACGAAACCGGGTCGCCCTAGCAAAAATGCTCATGCGCCCGTGCAACTGCGTGATTCTTGATGAACCGACCAATCACCTTGACCTGAGAAGCAAAGAGGTCCTCCAAGATGCCATCAAGGAATTTTCAGGGACAGTTATTCTCGTAAGTCACGACAGGGATTTTCTCGATCCAGTAGTCAATAAAGTGCTTGAGGTTCGCCCTGACGGAAGCCGAATGCTCACCTGCAACGTTACCGAATATGTCGAGCGGGTGCTCAAGCAAGGAGAATGA
- a CDS encoding ATP-binding protein, with product MEKKQSSASQSINALVKTLELSTSAIIFTDTRGRITYVNQSFLDKTGYSSAEVLGRNPRILKSGRQSKEVYEELWRRISSGHTWTGELQNKKKNGTLFWEHATIFPVFDDHQKTRQFVAIKEDITERKRTEQILRCIAEANQILVHSSSLSVTIPQILELLGQASEVDRTYIFTYSEPVSDPEKGVFSIKYEWNSGAFRPLLQIPEMQNFSASGGVFAEWSSLLKKGETIEVAVGSLPLKEQYFLRAQDVQSILMVPIFLNELLYGVIGFDDCRSERRWSVRETNLLQSIAGSLGISLQKSLFEKSLKDALVKAEDSAMEAIRANTAKSSFLATMSHEIRTPLNGILGMTQIMLDEVENNEHREFLTTIHKSGHSLNDLLNDVLDFSKIEAGKMEICLNDFSAQTVSQEVIDLFRANAEMKGIGLCLEVEKGFPRSVYGDSEKFRQIITNLIANAVKFTSKGGVTLRLETAFSKASHMRLIVSDTGIGVSENARASVFQSFKQADSSNTRLYGGTGLGLAICRRLSELMEGKIWFKSEMGVGSQFCVELPCQRKNAEVKSVLEPAKTTRLSNEAKTIGSQGKFQPKILIVEDNEISQRVTSLQLKSLGLEATCARDGLEGVMTYEKDGPFDLVLMDCQMPRMDGFLATREILARANGSRPYVIAITAAATQTDRDEAKASGMDDYLVKPVSKRKLQDAIERFERSRS from the coding sequence ATGGAAAAGAAACAGAGCTCAGCATCACAGAGTATTAACGCTCTGGTGAAGACTCTCGAACTCAGCACAAGTGCGATCATTTTCACGGATACTCGTGGACGTATCACGTACGTAAATCAGTCCTTTCTCGACAAGACCGGTTATTCGAGCGCAGAGGTCCTCGGGCGAAATCCCCGTATCCTTAAATCGGGAAGGCAGTCCAAGGAAGTCTATGAAGAACTTTGGAGAAGGATCTCCTCTGGCCACACATGGACTGGCGAACTTCAAAACAAAAAAAAGAACGGCACTCTTTTTTGGGAGCACGCGACGATTTTTCCAGTTTTCGATGATCATCAAAAGACCCGACAGTTTGTTGCAATTAAAGAGGACATTACTGAACGAAAAAGGACCGAACAGATACTCCGATGTATTGCCGAGGCGAACCAGATTCTGGTCCATTCCTCCAGTCTTTCCGTTACCATACCTCAAATCCTTGAGCTCCTAGGTCAAGCAAGCGAAGTTGATCGAACCTATATTTTTACTTATTCAGAACCCGTTTCTGATCCAGAGAAAGGGGTATTTAGTATCAAATACGAATGGAATTCGGGAGCCTTTCGACCGCTATTGCAAATTCCCGAAATGCAGAACTTCTCCGCTTCAGGCGGGGTGTTTGCCGAATGGTCGAGCCTGCTGAAAAAAGGCGAAACCATTGAAGTTGCCGTGGGTAGTTTACCTCTCAAGGAGCAGTATTTTCTAAGGGCTCAGGACGTTCAGTCCATCCTGATGGTTCCAATTTTCCTCAATGAACTTCTTTACGGGGTGATCGGTTTTGACGATTGCCGATCCGAACGCAGATGGTCGGTCCGGGAGACTAACCTTCTTCAGTCCATCGCAGGTAGCCTCGGGATTTCACTTCAAAAGAGCCTCTTTGAGAAAAGTCTTAAGGATGCCCTTGTGAAAGCCGAAGATTCCGCAATGGAAGCGATTCGGGCAAATACCGCTAAGAGTTCTTTCTTGGCTACCATGAGCCACGAGATCCGAACCCCCTTGAACGGGATTCTGGGGATGACCCAAATCATGCTCGATGAGGTCGAAAACAATGAACACCGGGAGTTTCTCACCACAATCCACAAGAGTGGACACAGCCTGAACGACCTACTCAATGATGTTCTTGATTTCTCGAAAATCGAAGCTGGTAAGATGGAGATTTGCCTCAACGACTTTTCAGCGCAAACCGTATCTCAAGAGGTCATCGATTTATTCAGAGCGAACGCTGAAATGAAAGGCATTGGCCTCTGCTTGGAAGTCGAGAAAGGTTTTCCACGGAGTGTCTACGGAGATTCAGAGAAGTTCCGCCAAATCATCACCAACCTGATTGCAAACGCCGTTAAGTTTACCTCCAAAGGAGGTGTGACTCTCCGCCTAGAGACTGCTTTCAGCAAGGCGAGCCACATGCGTTTAATTGTTTCCGATACGGGTATCGGCGTATCCGAAAACGCGAGGGCCTCAGTTTTCCAATCCTTCAAACAAGCGGATTCCTCAAACACGAGGCTTTATGGCGGAACTGGCCTCGGACTGGCAATCTGCAGGCGACTCTCCGAGTTGATGGAGGGTAAGATCTGGTTCAAGAGCGAGATGGGTGTAGGGAGTCAATTTTGTGTCGAGCTACCTTGCCAAAGGAAGAATGCAGAAGTGAAATCCGTACTGGAGCCTGCAAAAACTACAAGACTTTCGAACGAAGCCAAAACAATAGGATCGCAAGGGAAGTTTCAGCCAAAGATTCTCATTGTAGAAGATAACGAAATCAGCCAACGGGTTACCAGCTTACAGCTGAAGAGCCTCGGCCTCGAGGCTACCTGCGCAAGAGACGGCCTCGAGGGGGTGATGACTTATGAGAAAGATGGCCCTTTTGACCTTGTCCTAATGGATTGTCAAATGCCACGAATGGACGGGTTTCTGGCAACCAGAGAGATTTTAGCACGAGCAAACGGATCCAGACCGTACGTGATTGCGATAACAGCGGCAGCAACTCAGACCGACAGGGACGAGGCTAAAGCCTCTGGAATGGATGATTACCTTGTAAAACCTGTATCAAAAAGAAAGCTGCAGGACGCGATCGAGAGATTCGAACGATCAAGATCCTAG
- a CDS encoding HAD family hydrolase has translation MIRAAIFDLDNCLAPATAVGEALFEPAFAAIRNANHGNLSEEKLETAFDEIWRHPLDWVAERYGFTDEMRSAGWQVFQTLEVAIPMEDYGDLEALDGLGMDCYLVTSGFRKLQESKIKALGLFRFFREMIVDGIDELDRLGKKGYFEQIIERGHLNVSEVLIVGDNADSEIAAGNDLGMLTLQTLRPGVPRTNNADYHIPSLWQMKTVLESINS, from the coding sequence ATGATCCGCGCAGCCATCTTCGATTTAGACAATTGTCTCGCACCCGCTACTGCTGTGGGTGAAGCGCTCTTTGAGCCTGCGTTCGCAGCGATCCGAAACGCCAATCACGGAAACCTGTCCGAGGAGAAACTGGAGACGGCTTTTGATGAGATTTGGCGGCATCCGTTGGATTGGGTGGCCGAACGGTATGGTTTTACGGACGAAATGCGGTCGGCGGGTTGGCAGGTGTTTCAGACTTTAGAGGTCGCAATACCTATGGAGGATTATGGAGATCTTGAGGCGCTGGATGGCCTGGGGATGGATTGCTATCTTGTCACCTCGGGCTTTCGCAAACTGCAGGAAAGCAAGATTAAGGCGTTGGGCCTTTTCCGTTTCTTTCGGGAGATGATTGTGGATGGGATCGACGAATTGGATCGACTAGGGAAGAAGGGTTACTTCGAGCAGATCATCGAGAGGGGGCACCTGAATGTGTCTGAGGTGCTTATAGTGGGCGATAATGCCGACTCCGAAATTGCCGCAGGCAATGATCTCGGGATGTTGACCTTACAAACACTAAGACCGGGGGTCCCTCGAACGAACAACGCGGATTACCACATTCCCTCATTGTGGCAGATGAAGACTGTTCTCGAGTCGATCAATTCGTAA